Proteins from one Mesorhizobium sp. AR10 genomic window:
- a CDS encoding DUF3616 domain-containing protein, which yields MPGGARRRVCVDPPISDRRVDPPLARCGGEQRRCGARLGRVDVAQGALWLCGSHCHVRLASEADDKDELRSEIRARPSRHLLARIPLKENSSRLGKVKTAPRKGPRSIRGALAGDAYLKPFLGLPSKENGLDIEGLAVTEDEVLLGLRGPRLDNSAVVVHLRLNKNLEVKSYRLSFLDLGSLAIRDLSRNGKAIFIIAGPVGDALGPFRLYRWEPEMTPLIQHPEKLYDWPTGSEKPESRSRLERNGKPGHLIVYDRPDKSRIEGSVYEADWMAID from the coding sequence GTGCCTGGTGGCGCGAGAAGACGGGTATGTGTTGACCCGCCAATATCGGATCGACGAGTTGATCCCCCGCTGGCCCGGTGCGGGGGAGAGCAACGGCGGTGCGGAGCTCGACTTGGAAGGGTCGATGTCGCGCAGGGAGCACTCTGGCTTTGCGGCTCGCACTGTCATGTCCGCTTGGCCTCCGAAGCCGACGACAAGGATGAGCTCCGGTCTGAGATCCGCGCTCGGCCGAGCCGGCACCTGCTGGCGCGCATCCCGCTTAAGGAGAATTCGTCGCGCTTAGGCAAGGTGAAAACCGCCCCTAGAAAGGGGCCGCGTTCCATTCGCGGCGCGCTGGCCGGCGATGCCTATCTCAAACCGTTCCTCGGTCTGCCAAGCAAGGAGAACGGCCTCGATATCGAAGGCCTGGCCGTAACCGAAGACGAAGTGCTTCTCGGGCTCCGTGGTCCTCGGCTCGACAACAGTGCGGTCGTCGTTCACCTCAGGCTCAACAAGAACCTGGAGGTGAAAAGCTACAGGTTGTCGTTTCTTGATCTCGGCAGCCTGGCGATCCGTGACCTCAGCCGGAACGGTAAGGCCATTTTCATCATCGCCGGCCCGGTGGGCGACGCTCTGGGGCCGTTTCGCCTCTATCGCTGGGAGCCGGAAATGACCCCGCTAATCCAGCATCCCGAAAAGCTCTACGATTGGCCGACTGGCAGCGAAAAGCCGGAAAGCCGGAGCCGTCTCGAGCGAAACGGGAAGCCCGGCCACCTGATCGTCTATGACAGACCCGACAAGAGCCGGATCGAGGGTAGTGTCTATGAGGCAGACTGGATGGCGATCGACTAG
- a CDS encoding polysaccharide lyase, which translates to MNISFGVLFWFAFLSVLPALAGEKWSDDFGSAELDTTLWCPCQINLSEAPIEFLDDPDQSGDRIARIAVDLNSLGGNVCRTDDPDYECGKPITMFSLIPGQSAFTEEPDTPEFLGPSFLGEQKLVPFMALTESHGSPYCTDDIWQQALAAGEENECYQRQEIKFQSPYARPSDKPYIYKFRFRMPATIFDEKNSIRWVTAQWKQEPISPDYKTQPGEEKWDPSPVVAQRFDDGVLHITVQDENCRCRIASALLPDGSKWPSEPGPATDCKSTRLSDAGAQCSADLQLEYGNDPVLPSPKGNWVEMQYQVQMSRDKPATLEVFADGRFIVRVAGKIGYKPMPGKVSRTKFKMGQYRDYIPSIDAMDID; encoded by the coding sequence ATGAATATTTCTTTTGGAGTACTTTTCTGGTTTGCGTTTCTCTCAGTGTTGCCGGCCTTGGCAGGAGAAAAGTGGTCCGACGATTTTGGGAGTGCGGAGCTGGATACCACTTTGTGGTGCCCTTGCCAGATCAACCTGAGTGAGGCGCCGATTGAATTCCTTGATGATCCCGATCAATCTGGCGATCGTATCGCGCGGATCGCGGTGGACCTGAATTCTCTGGGAGGGAATGTTTGCCGTACGGACGACCCGGATTATGAGTGCGGGAAGCCGATCACGATGTTCAGTTTAATTCCAGGGCAGTCGGCGTTCACGGAAGAGCCTGACACCCCGGAGTTCTTGGGTCCGAGCTTTCTCGGTGAGCAAAAACTCGTGCCATTTATGGCGCTGACGGAATCTCATGGCAGCCCTTATTGCACCGATGATATCTGGCAGCAGGCGCTCGCCGCCGGTGAAGAAAACGAATGCTACCAGCGCCAGGAAATTAAGTTCCAATCGCCCTACGCGCGACCTTCCGACAAGCCATACATTTACAAGTTTCGCTTCCGCATGCCTGCGACCATCTTTGATGAAAAGAATTCGATCCGGTGGGTGACGGCGCAGTGGAAGCAGGAACCGATCAGCCCGGACTACAAAACGCAGCCGGGTGAGGAAAAATGGGACCCAAGTCCGGTCGTCGCGCAACGCTTCGACGATGGGGTTTTGCACATAACCGTCCAGGACGAGAACTGTCGCTGCCGGATCGCTTCGGCCCTGCTGCCGGACGGCTCGAAATGGCCGTCGGAACCCGGCCCCGCGACAGATTGCAAATCCACGCGCCTCAGCGACGCAGGCGCGCAATGCTCCGCCGACCTGCAACTGGAGTACGGAAACGACCCCGTCCTGCCGTCGCCGAAAGGCAACTGGGTCGAGATGCAATATCAGGTTCAGATGAGCCGGGATAAACCTGCGACGCTGGAGGTTTTTGCAGACGGGCGTTTCATCGTGAGAGTGGCCGGGAAGATTGGCTACAAGCCCATGCCCGGCAAGGTTTCGCGAACCAAATTCAAGATGGGCCAATACCGCGACTACATCCCTTCGATCGATGCAATGGACATCGACTGA
- a CDS encoding DUF2278 family protein, protein MPIPYAVLKGRPTNNRLGTKKNKHYQVLISANGEQHRIAVNVESGDGSEVEFLVRAPFEHPITDSLAGLDPGLHKLSSTPGGMAIDFIRGNIGQPWEFQPLPYDAAGPDNDLNEKIDAYVQRAMSDENAMVYAFGAPWGPEPATADKFFGFKPGRGIHDIHMNQGNPPGKYEKDNGVYQDGALLFNFPDEGQWMAIFLKFQTQAWHTDDATGNVVLAPDAEHPTAPHTPIERDNIPTFEVPDGLVRIIAAYVNDTKSPERETVTLLNTADVAVDLTGWMIADKLKQRMALAGTIEAGGTRVAQIAAPVALSNKGGIITLLDQRGIKVHGVSYTKGQAQQPGRTIPFQN, encoded by the coding sequence ATGCCTATACCTTATGCCGTACTCAAGGGTCGCCCCACGAACAACCGTCTGGGGACCAAGAAGAACAAGCACTACCAGGTGCTCATATCGGCCAATGGTGAACAGCACCGGATCGCCGTCAATGTCGAGTCAGGCGATGGCAGCGAGGTCGAGTTCCTCGTGCGCGCACCGTTCGAACACCCGATAACCGACAGCCTTGCCGGCCTCGATCCGGGGCTGCACAAGCTGTCATCGACACCGGGCGGCATGGCGATCGACTTCATCCGCGGCAATATTGGCCAACCGTGGGAATTTCAACCGCTGCCCTATGACGCTGCGGGACCCGACAACGACCTGAACGAAAAGATCGACGCTTATGTGCAGCGCGCCATGTCTGACGAAAACGCTATGGTTTATGCCTTTGGCGCGCCATGGGGACCAGAGCCGGCCACCGCCGACAAGTTTTTCGGCTTCAAGCCTGGCCGGGGCATTCACGACATCCACATGAACCAGGGCAATCCGCCCGGCAAATACGAGAAGGACAATGGCGTCTACCAGGATGGCGCGCTGCTGTTCAATTTCCCCGACGAGGGGCAGTGGATGGCGATCTTCCTGAAATTCCAGACGCAGGCCTGGCATACAGACGACGCCACGGGAAACGTCGTCCTTGCTCCCGACGCGGAGCACCCGACGGCACCGCATACTCCGATCGAGCGCGACAACATCCCGACATTCGAGGTGCCGGATGGACTGGTGCGGATCATTGCCGCCTATGTGAATGACACGAAGTCGCCGGAGCGCGAGACCGTGACCCTGCTCAACACGGCCGATGTCGCCGTCGATCTGACGGGGTGGATGATCGCCGACAAGCTGAAGCAGCGCATGGCGCTGGCTGGCACGATCGAGGCCGGCGGGACGCGGGTCGCCCAGATCGCAGCGCCCGTGGCGCTATCGAACAAGGGCGGCATCATTACCCTGCTCGACCAGCGGGGCATCAAGGTGCATGGGGTTTCCTATACCAAGGGACAAGCCCAGCAGCCTGGCCGTACCATTCCGTTCCAGAACTGA